DNA sequence from the bacterium genome:
GGACGCTTGTCGCAAGGGCTATGCACCTCCCTTTACTGCCCACCGCACAATAGAAGTGGTAATATACTCTTCCTTTAAAGACCACGCACGGCTTATGGGCATGAATTTCGTCATAGCTACCAGCTTCACCCACTTCTAAAATGGGATTGAAAGGAGATTTCTTCCATCTTTTTAAGTCGTCGCTGATTGCAACGCCATCTTGGGCATGAACCCCATTGAAGCCGTAATAGAACATATGCCATTTACCCCCAATCCTTATGAGCCAGGGGTCAGAAGCAAATCTGCTATCCCAACTTCCCGCATCACCCACAGGGAGAACGGGATTGTTTGGATATTTAGTAAATTTAAAAGGCTCTTTCAACTCGGAAATCGCCAATCCCGTTTGCTCAATCCACTCTTCTTTTTCGTCTTTCGCGTTATAAAATATATAAAATTTCCCATCGTATATTAATGGGAAAGGCTGATACAAACCTCCCGCCTCCCATTTGTATTCCTTTTCCGGCTCCAAGATAACACCTAATTTCCTCCAATGAATTAAATCAGTGGAAACAGCTAATCCAATCTTCCCTGGACCATTCTCATATCCCTTAAAGGGATAACCAGTATAAACCATATAGAATTTGCTTTTCCATTTAAAAGCAACCCCTCCTCCCGCTGAGCCGAAATCAAATTCGCCCTCTTTACCTGTATCCAAAATCAAGCCAAGCTTCTCCCAATTCAAAAGGTCCTCGCTTCGCACTAGACCACAGCGATAGGATTCTCCATCAAATCCTGTGTAAACCGCATAGTAATAACCGTCCTTTTGATAAAGCTCTCCCACACCCTTATCGTAATCCAAAACCATTTTGAAGCAATCCACGAGCTCGCTGTCAAACTCCCCCTTCTTACCAGTGGGCATTAGAATGAGGCGTGGATATTTGTATCTCTCCAAATATGCAGGTTTCATCTCTTTCACCTCTTCTATTTTTATCACAAATGTATCTTTAGAGGAAATATTAATTTGGATTCTCGCTTTCTTACCAGAAGGTAGAACCCGCAAAGCCTCGCCTGTCAATAAATTAGTAGCCTTTATATTTTTCAAGCCCAGCTTGTCAATCTCAACGAATAAATTGAAACTTTTGGCTTCGTCTTTAGGATTGTGGACAGATAGATAGATTACTTTACCTTTTCCGAAACGCTCAATCAAAATTTCTTCCTTATCGGGATAAGCATAAGTCACTGGCTCCCAGCCAGCTTTCGCGAGGATTTGCAAGTAGGGATTATATTTCTTGAGAAGATTCAAATCATTGCCGTGTCCAGGGAAGATTCCATATAGAAGATGAAATTTAACCTCCCATTCAGGACGAGGGGAGTAAGGGAGGTCTGTACAGGACTTATGATAGGCGATTGAGCGAATGAAACGAGGGTCAGGGTGATAGGGAGCTTCTGCACCAAATATATCCAAATAGGGAGCGGAGAAGGTGAGGAAGGCAGGGGCTTGTGCCCAAGCGCAGTTCGCCATAAGCAGAAGCCCTTGAGGATGATATCTCCCTGCAAGAGCTTTCGTCCACTCAATGAGAGAGAAGTATTGAACAATGACGGGACGCTTTTCTTTAAAGGAAAAGGTCAAGGGGAAATCAACATAAGGGAAATGCTCTCTTCTGAAATTCATTCTTTTATCATCGCCATATCCTCCATAAGAATCAAGGGCGAAGCCATCCAAACGGGCTCCCTGCTTTTTATGTTGCTCAAAAGCGGATTTGTAGGAAAAATCAATGTTGAATCTTCCATAGCCGTCGGGTATTTCAGGGTCCAAGTTGCAGGGGAAAATCGCTCCCCAACCACTATTGCCTATCCAGGGAAAGTTTCCAATCATACAAATAGTATTTCCACTTTCGTCATAGAGAGCCGATTTCAAGACCGCTTTAGATATCTGCTTGAAATATTCCCTTCTCGGAATCTGTCCGAAGAATCCAGAGCCACCAGTGTAGGCGAGCTTGTCTAAAATGTCCAATGTCCCTTTATCACCCTCGGCGGTCTTCCTTAGTCTATAAATTGCATCGTTATAAGATGGATTTTCCTTGAAGTCGCCCAGCGATAATTGATAAAATTCAATTTCATTGTATAGGAGAGAATAAAATCCCTTCTCGTTGTCATATTTCACAGCCTCCGGTCCGCTTGGACCCCAGTGAAACATGAATCCCGCATCAGCTGCCTCGGGCATGTCCTTAATATTTCCCCAAACATACCATCCACCTTCCTTTTGCACCCTCTTCACGAAGAAGGAAGGATAAAAGGAATAATATCGCTCCAAAGCGGAACGGAACCCCCAGCGAGGGTCGGAAGTATAAATGAGAAATTCAAAATCAGCACGAGAAGGGAATTTTAAAGTATCTTTTACAAGGGCGAAGTCAAACGCGATGAAGAACAGCTTTGTTTGAGAATTGTAAACGAGGCGATGGACAACTGGCTTATCCATCGGGATGGCAATCGTTAGGGATTTATCTCTGTTTGAAATGGTGGCAAGGGGATAGCGGGAATGTTTTCCATTTGCTCCAAAGGGGCAATCTTCCTCTGCGTTTATAAATTCCTTGCCTTCCTCTATTGAGCGTTTTGCAACGATATCATCCCACCAAAACCAACCTATTGCATCAATGGGAAGGGCAAAATAAAGGGTTATTGCCCTATCATTTCCCGATGTATCCTTTATGCTTCCTTTCACCTTGATGAAATCGCGATGGCTTTCATAAACCGCTTGGAAAACAAGGGAAGCTTCCGTGAGCTCAGCGGTTTGCAGTATTGCTCCATTCTTAACCTTTGATAACTTTCCCTTGAGATTATAGATTGAATCCCTTATCACATCCCTGACGAAGAAACCGCTGAGCAAATCCCCTTTGGTTCCATATCTTTCTCCCCTAACTTGCACCTCGCAAATAGAACCCGTTGAGGATAAACGAAGGGATAGACCGTCCTTGGAAATCAGCTGAGATGTTGGTTTCGCGGGAATTGGGTCAAGCAGTTGAGTAGAGCTCAGCATCAGACCATCATAGAGAATCTTTTCCCCGAGGATACCCTCGCTAAAAGCGGAAATCCAGAGGAGGAAGATTAAAGCAAATGATGGATTCTTCATATGTGTAAGGTCTTCGCCGTATACGCCCTCCTTTCTTGGGAATTGTGAGCTAAATGCTCCAATGTCTCATCCATTGGCTCAAGTGATATCTCCTCCTTATAGTCCTTATAGCGATAGGAAAGTGCCTTCGCTATAAGCCAATCCGCAACCTGGGGAAGAAAAGGTCCATGTAAATATGTTCCGAGCACATTTTTATAAATCGCTTCCTCTAACTTGTCTCTCCCATTATTTCCATACCCTTTCACAATTTTTCCAAGAGGCTTGACCTTCTCTCCCAGAAATGTTCTACCGCTATGATTCTCAAATCCAACGAGTTGGTCGAACAAAAGGGATTCAATGACAACATTTCCAATCATCCTCCTTTCCCCTCCAACAGCCCAAATATCCAGCACATCAATTCCCGGGATATAGACTCCGTCTTTCGTTTTGGAATACTTTCCAAAAAGCTGATAGCCACCGCAGATCAGCAGAGCAGGCAGACCATTCTCAACGAGCCCTTTTATCTCCTCCTTATAATTTTGCAAATCTTTTCCCACTATCCTTTGCCCTTTATCCTGTCCTCCACCCATAAAGAGCAGATCGGCTCGCCTAAAATCCGCTCTTTCCCCTGCCTTAACCTCATAGATTTCGCATTTTATATTTCTCCACTGGCAACGTCTGATAATCGTTATTACATTTCCCACATCTCCGTAAAGGCTCATCAAATCGGGAGATAGGTAGGAGATTTCTATCCTCATTGAGACCTCCAAAAATCCATTAGAAGTCCTTCTCCCGCCAAATAACCCCTTATTGCCAGCATAGCGGTGTAGTTGGGAAGGATATAAAGACGCTCGTCATCGTTCATAAGTGCGACCGCCCTTTGAAAGGCTTGTCTTACATCGTTTATTATCTCAATTTTAGCTTGAGGGATGCAAGCGTATTTTAAGCGAAGAGCAATATCCTCAGCCCTTATCCCCGAGCATATAACAAAGCGAAAATCCTCGTCCTTTAAGCTCTCAAAATCAACATTCCAAATCCAGGATGTATCCGTTCCATCGGCGAGATTATCGTTCAAAATGATTAGGAAGTTCTTCTTTCTCTTCTCTCTTTTGACTGTATCAATATTTATGGAGAAGCCAGCGGGATTCTCCGCAAGAAGAAGGATACATTCTTTTGAATCAACTTTGAATCTCTCCAATCTTCCAAAATCCGGCGTAGCCTCACTCAACACATCAATTGTTGATTTCAGTTCAATATCCAAAGCAGTGCAGATGGAGAGGGCGGATATGTCAAGATTTGTTCTTTGGAAACCGCAATTTAAGCATTTATAATAGCCCAGATGACCGTGGCTTGCCCATTGAAGAGAATAGTTTATGAGGATTTGCCCCAATATCCCTCTTGTTAGGTTTGAACCCGTAAAGTTGTGGATTACTCTATAGCCTTTCGCCTTTAGAACATTAGTGACAAGCCTTGCCGTTGTAGTCTTTCCATTCGTCCCGGTTATAAGGATGATTCCTTTTGAGAAGTTCTCACGGAGTTCGGAAAGAAGGGATGGGAAGATTTTCTCCGCCAAGAAACCGGGAAGAGCTGTTCTCCCTCCCAGTTGAAAGGCTCTTAGCGATTTAGTGAGTGACTTCGCTACAAGGCTAGCGATAAATTTCCTCATTTTAAACTATTTTACCGCTTGATTTCGTGTAAAGAAAGGCGCTAATTTAAAAAATATTGACAGGATTTTTTTATGTCCAATAATTAAAAAATCTAAAAAAGGAGGTATGAGAGAAGTGAAAAAGTTGCTTGTAGTTTTTGTGTTGGCTATAGCGGTGCTTCTTTTGGCTAATGGCATTAGCGCCTCACCCCCTACTCCTTCCAAAATAGGGGGAGGGATTATGGGCGCTAATGCAAGTATCGTCGCTATGGGAGGCGCGGGCGTTGCGCTCTGCGATAACCCCTATGCCCCATTCTGGAACCCAGCGGGATTGGCGCTTCTGAAGGGTTTTCATATGCCTTTCAGCATTTCCGCAAGAGTTGAGAATGTAGATACAATTGATGATTGGGAAAAATTGGCAGATATAGCGGATAATGCAGAAAATAACGAAGTTACACTTGATGACCTTAATGACGCCAGGGATATTCTCATAAAAACTAATAACAAAACAGTTTCAGCAGAAATCACGCCTTTCTTCGCTCTTTCGGGCAATCGCTTCGCTCTTACTGGATATGGAACCATTATAGGACAAGGAGTAGTTAAATATTCAAATGGTCCTGACCCCAATAACCCAGGACAAAATCTTGAAAGAGCCGAGTTGCCTCTCGGAGCGTACTATCTATATAACCTTTGCTTTTCATTTGCTGGTGGGGAAGGCAATCGCCTATGGGGGCTAAATATCCGCTCAATACGCGGAAGATATAAAGGATATGCTGCTGAGGTCAATCACACATATACCACTGATATAAACACTGGAGACGTATTTTCACAAACCACAGAATCTCCCGATATATCAAGCTCGGCGCTGGGGCTGGATTATGGGCTTCTTTGGCTCGGGAAAAATGGGACGAGATATGGTTTGATGTTGAGGAATATCAATTCACCAAAGCTTTTTTCGGGAGCAAACGAGCTTAAGCTTGATATGGATATGGATGTCGGTGTGGCTAAGGTATATCCAAATGGGATAGTCACAGCCCAGTGGACGAATATGTTTACGAAAGGGAGGTTAGATTTGGGTGGAGAGGTTAGATTGGGGATATTGGCGTTTAGGGCTGGCATTTTGGATGGAGGATTCGTTTGGGGGATTGGATTGGGGAAAGGGAA
Encoded proteins:
- a CDS encoding DUF1727 domain-containing protein; translated protein: MRKFIASLVAKSLTKSLRAFQLGGRTALPGFLAEKIFPSLLSELRENFSKGIILITGTNGKTTTARLVTNVLKAKGYRVIHNFTGSNLTRGILGQILINYSLQWASHGHLGYYKCLNCGFQRTNLDISALSICTALDIELKSTIDVLSEATPDFGRLERFKVDSKECILLLAENPAGFSINIDTVKREKRKKNFLIILNDNLADGTDTSWIWNVDFESLKDEDFRFVICSGIRAEDIALRLKYACIPQAKIEIINDVRQAFQRAVALMNDDERLYILPNYTAMLAIRGYLAGEGLLMDFWRSQ
- a CDS encoding glutamine amidotransferase, whose protein sequence is MRIEISYLSPDLMSLYGDVGNVITIIRRCQWRNIKCEIYEVKAGERADFRRADLLFMGGGQDKGQRIVGKDLQNYKEEIKGLVENGLPALLICGGYQLFGKYSKTKDGVYIPGIDVLDIWAVGGERRMIGNVVIESLLFDQLVGFENHSGRTFLGEKVKPLGKIVKGYGNNGRDKLEEAIYKNVLGTYLHGPFLPQVADWLIAKALSYRYKDYKEEISLEPMDETLEHLAHNSQERRAYTAKTLHI
- the traF gene encoding conjugal transfer protein TraF; this translates as MREVKKLLVVFVLAIAVLLLANGISASPPTPSKIGGGIMGANASIVAMGGAGVALCDNPYAPFWNPAGLALLKGFHMPFSISARVENVDTIDDWEKLADIADNAENNEVTLDDLNDARDILIKTNNKTVSAEITPFFALSGNRFALTGYGTIIGQGVVKYSNGPDPNNPGQNLERAELPLGAYYLYNLCFSFAGGEGNRLWGLNIRSIRGRYKGYAAEVNHTYTTDINTGDVFSQTTESPDISSSALGLDYGLLWLGKNGTRYGLMLRNINSPKLFSGANELKLDMDMDVGVAKVYPNGIVTAQWTNMFTKGRLDLGGEVRLGILAFRAGILDGGFVWGIGLGKGNFRLDVTSGKTIEEKVALSLSLF